In Halorubrum trapanicum, a single genomic region encodes these proteins:
- a CDS encoding ParA family protein, whose protein sequence is MSADEFEGLPGAAVSLLKGGVGKSTIALNIADRLAARGHETVLLDLDKDGHMTTQLGYDDAYDRDANLGDALIDGGDPEDLLIETDFGVHLLPSSNELENVETRLKDERFADVKLRRNVVDPLIQNGYDYVIIDAAGGRGKLSDNALIAVQRVIIPLIPRAGSINGLNKMIERQISPIRQNIGLDILAVTPNMIRETMGQRNEHRTLVENLNREFGSFVPEYARVDPEVFDALDDSGRTIDSIPKPGIRERTAISRAFKQGMPVSEFDEDCDQIPNFDHLADLVEEHSHA, encoded by the coding sequence ATGAGTGCTGACGAGTTTGAAGGGCTCCCCGGAGCAGCTGTCTCGTTGCTCAAGGGAGGGGTAGGGAAATCCACGATCGCGCTCAACATCGCTGATCGACTCGCTGCTCGTGGCCATGAGACGGTACTATTGGATCTGGATAAGGACGGGCACATGACGACCCAGTTGGGATACGACGATGCGTACGACCGAGATGCGAACCTCGGTGACGCCCTTATCGATGGTGGGGACCCCGAAGACCTGCTTATCGAGACGGACTTCGGCGTTCACCTCCTCCCGTCGAGTAACGAGCTCGAGAACGTCGAGACGAGGCTGAAGGACGAACGGTTCGCAGACGTGAAGCTTCGGCGGAACGTTGTCGATCCGCTCATTCAAAACGGATACGACTACGTGATAATTGATGCCGCAGGCGGCCGTGGGAAACTCTCCGACAACGCCCTCATCGCCGTCCAGCGCGTCATAATCCCGCTAATCCCGCGTGCTGGCTCGATTAACGGCCTCAATAAGATGATTGAACGCCAGATCTCCCCAATCCGGCAGAATATCGGGTTGGATATCCTCGCAGTCACTCCGAATATGATTCGCGAAACAATGGGACAACGCAACGAGCATCGGACTCTCGTTGAAAATCTCAACCGGGAGTTCGGTTCATTCGTCCCCGAGTACGCTCGTGTGGACCCGGAGGTCTTCGATGCCCTCGATGATTCGGGACGCACCATCGATAGTATTCCGAAGCCAGGGATTCGCGAACGGACCGCAATTTCCCGCGCCTTCAAGCAAGGAATGCCGGTCTCGGAGTTCGACGAAGATTGCGACCAGATCCCGAATTTCGACCACTTAGCGGACCTCGTGGAGGAACACAGCCATGCCTAA
- a CDS encoding helix-turn-helix domain-containing protein, translated as MYEVLDDTAAQVILTIESGDSIRRVAQHLHTPYETVRQAVNRLEDAGYVSYDDGLTVVDERVRDAALELVAASAGVSPPSIEETYVIPQFGDWSFAFTRIDAVYVWTQGGYQVGREPDDYPLFLAVREQDVDAWEGFFESFGLPTTFERQPQDEIDGALHIVLEPRPSLDIEHVEGYPVIPRAETIEYMRENYAQFQSALAMLDRMYEDIDLGVTYRETERAQP; from the coding sequence ATGTATGAGGTGCTCGACGACACCGCGGCGCAGGTCATCCTCACCATCGAGAGTGGTGACTCCATCCGCCGTGTCGCCCAACACCTCCACACGCCCTACGAGACAGTGAGACAGGCCGTCAATCGGCTGGAAGACGCAGGCTACGTTTCATATGACGACGGCCTCACTGTCGTCGACGAGCGCGTACGCGACGCAGCGCTCGAGCTCGTCGCTGCCAGCGCTGGCGTCAGTCCACCCTCCATCGAGGAAACGTACGTTATCCCACAATTCGGTGACTGGTCGTTCGCGTTCACGCGGATCGACGCCGTCTACGTGTGGACTCAGGGCGGCTACCAGGTCGGTCGCGAGCCCGACGACTATCCACTGTTCCTCGCTGTTCGTGAGCAGGACGTCGACGCCTGGGAGGGGTTCTTCGAGTCCTTCGGCCTCCCGACCACATTCGAGCGGCAGCCCCAAGACGAGATAGACGGGGCGCTGCATATCGTCCTCGAGCCACGCCCCTCACTCGACATTGAACACGTCGAGGGGTACCCGGTTATCCCGAGAGCAGAGACGATCGAATATATGCGCGAGAACTACGCCCAGTTCCAGTCGGCGCTCGCCATGCTCGACCGGATGTACGAGGACATCGACCTCGGCGTCACGTACCGGGAGACGGAACGAGCGCAGCCATGA